AGAACGAGTTCGACAGGTCGGTTTCACAGCACTCCGAGAAGGGAAAGAGCGCATAGTCGAGGTGAAAACGCCTTCATCTGTTCTTCCCTCGATGTCAGATTTTGAATTACCGAAACAGCAAGTTACTGAACCTAAACATATCAAATTAAGTGGGTTACTATGTTTTGCAGATGCGACCCGAGATAAAGACAACACAATCAAGATTGTTGACGATCAAGGTACACCCCATATCGTCGAAGTACCAGAAGGTATGATGGACGATATAGTGCGTCCAATGTGGAACTCACAGGTTACAATCGAAGGTACTCAAACAGGGAAACGTGTATTACTTCTTGATGTCATGCCTGATGAATCAGACTAAATGATCAGAAACCTCTCAAGTACTCGAATTAATAAATTGGATATTTCTTGGTTGATTGGATCTTTATCTAATTCATTTTCTTACCACTTGGCGTAACATACAACGCTCAGTGCCGGTGTTCCACTCCGTGATCGTGCGCGGTGTGGTAATGGTGGGCGAGCAGGTCCGCGCCGAAATCGTTGGTCGGGTTGCGCCAGACCGTGTGCACGTGGTTGGCGTCATTCTGGACGTTGTCGTATTCCACCAGGAACCGTCCGCCCTGCAGGCGGTAGTAGTGGGGTTGTCGGGCTTCCAGGCCGCCCGCCCAGGCCAGATGCACGTCGCCCACGCCGTTCTTCCGTAACAGATCGGATTCGATTTCGGCAACGGCGTCGGGCATTCGATGAATGTACTCGCCGATGAGAGCCTCCAACATCTCCTGCTGTCCGTCGTTCATACCCGCCCCGGAGAGGCCGCGAGGCGTTTCCGTGTACCGCACCGCATCATAGGGCACGTCCGTCCGGGCCAGCCGGTCCGGTTTCTCCCTGTTCTCCTGGATGAAGCGCTGATTCACCGTGACGATGTCCCCCGGCGGAACCGGCGCGATAAGCGCGCCGTGCCGTTGTTCCTCGTCCAGGGCGCGCACCAGTTCCCGCGCCAGGTCTTCCACGTTGCCCAGGGGCCGAAGCGAACCGACGCCGTTGAGCGCGGCCGAGGCGGGGTTCGCCCCGAAGAAGAAGGGCGTGGGCGCCACGATCCGTCCCCCGGCGATAGTATAGTTGATGGAAACGTGGTGCCCCTCGAATTTCCACCCCCAGGGATCCCGGTCAGAGGGCGTGCCGAAAATGGACACGTAGTAGTCGGAAGGATCCCGCCAGTTGCCCGAAGACCAGCCTTCCCGGGCATCCAGCGTCGCTTCCAGGCCCATGATGGTCGTCGTGGTGGCATATCCCGTTCCGCTCACCCCCGAGGCCACGAGCTGAAGGGCCCGGCGCCGCTGTCCCCGGTCCATCTCCCCGAGCGGCAGGCCTTTTCTCGCCAGGGGCACGTAGTCCCAGAAGGTGCGTGCGGCATCGTCTTCGAAGGGGAACAGCGCTTTCGCACGCTGATCCAGGGCCAGGGCGGCCGTGAAATCGACGGCGGCCTCTCCCATCCGCTGAACCAGGCCCCGGATGTGCTCGCTGGTCAGTAAACCGTTCTGGTCGTCGCTCATTTTTTATTCTCCGGTAGGAACGTAGACTGATTTGATGGTGACTTGATTCATTTGAGATCCGGAAACCGCAGGAACCGCTTGGCGGTTCCGCCCATGATCGCCTCGTATTCATGGGGCTTGATGTCGGGCACGGTCTCTTTGATCAACCGTGCCAGCTTGTCGTAACCGGGCTCTTCGTAGATCCATGGGAAATCCGTGGCCCACATGAGCCGGTCGGCGCCGAACGTGCCCAGGAAGTTCTTATTCCAACCCGCCAGGTCGGGGTAGGGGTAGGGCTCTTTGCTGAAGGCGTAATGGCCCGACAGGTGCATCGTCACGTTCTCGTAGGTGCTCAGCCGGTGCGTGGTGTGAAATGCCGGGTTGTAGGGCACAATGTCGATCTGCGGCCGTCCCCACTGGTCTGTCCGGCCCTTGCCCAGGCCCGGACAGATGCCCAGGTGGTTGATGACTACCCGCACTTGGGGGAAGGCGTCGACGAGCCAGGCGATCAGATGGGCGTCCGCCGCACGCACGTACAACCAGAGGACGAGGTCCTTCTCCGCGGCGTGCCGCCAGATAGGGTAGGTCGTGAACGTGCGCACGTCCACCACTTCGAATGGGTCCGGGGGGCCGCCGACCAAACCGAGCCGGAAACCCACGATACCCGTTCCGTCCGTCAGCCGGTCCATGTGCTCCTCTGGCGCGCCATAGGCCGATTCGGGTATGAGTCCGATGCCGAGAAAACGATCCGGATAGGTTCTGAGGCAGTGAAGCAGGTAGGCGTGCTGAGCCACGCTCGTGCCGCCGATCTGCACCAGCATGGCCTGGTCGATGTCGCTGGCGGCCATGTAGGTCAACAGCTTCTCGACCGTCTCTTCCCGTTCCGGCGGCGTGTTGCCGCCCGCTTCTCTCGGAAACTCGCGGGTCACCTTCGCGAACACGTGACCGTGGGCATCGATACGAGGCATGCGGCTTCCTGTCTATGACATCCCGAAAAGCCGAAGCCGGTCCGGCGTGTTCAGCGACGGGGCGATGTGGGCGTACCGTCCGGGGTTGATTTTTCCGGGCGTACGCTTTTCGTAGGTAAGGATGATCGACTTCCGGGGGGTTTCTGTGCGGTTTTTCATGGCCACGTGCCATCCGTAGGTATTGAACATGACGGCCGTTCCGGCCTTGCCTGGGAACCGCCTGTGGCCCGGCATGGCTTCGAGGCTCTTCACGCGGGGGTACGGCCCGGCGCCGGGCCGGTGGCTGCCCGGGACGTAGGCGAATTCTCCGCCGTCGCGCTCGACGTCGTTTACGTAGACCTGCACCTTGATGTGGAGGGGATGGTCCGGGGGGACGTCGGGATGCCATCCCGTGTAACCCATGGGCCAGAGCGGCGCTGTGCGGACCTGCTCGCCAATGAAGATCATGTCGTCATCGGTAAAGGCTTTGACGTACTCGAAGTAACGCGGCTGGTCAAGTATGTCGAGAAAGACGCCGTCTTTTTCCAGCACGTTCGGTATGTCGTAATAGGTCGCCGCTAGTTCACCCCGGGCGACGCCGACGAGCCACTCCTCCTTGCAGGCGGCGGCCCAGTGGTCGAAGGCCTTCTGGAGGCGGTCCAGCATCGCACCCCGGATCGCGTCCTCGAAGACGAGATAACCCTCATCCTCCCACTGTTTCCATTCCCCCGGGGTGGGGCCGGATTCCATGGTCATTCGGGGCTTCTTTCTTCTCGATTCAGATCGTGGTGCAGGTATAGTCGGGAATCAACAGCAACGGTTCCGCCATGTCAAGCGTGATGGCGCGCGACGGCGCGAAGCGGGCCAGATCGGACCATTTCCTCCTTGCCCATGTCTTCCGCGGCGTTCTATCTTCTGCGTTGAAACAACTGCCCAAGAAAGGAGAATCACTTGAAGATCGAGGCCGTGGAATCCCTCGCGATCCCGGAGTTGAAAGTCATTCGTTTCGGGTGCTTCAGAGATAACCGGGGGTATTTCACTGAGACCTACCGGCTGGGTGATCTTGTTCAGCACCCCGAAACGACGTTTCTCCGCGACATCCGGTTTGTGCAGATCAACGAGAGTCATTCGCGCGCCGGTGTGGTCCGCGGCCTTCATTTCCAGTGGAATCCCCACATGGGCAAGCTGGTTCGGGCCGTTCGTGGCCGCATCGTGGACCTGGCGCTGGACATCCGGTTGGGGTCTCCTACGCT
This region of Gemmatimonadota bacterium genomic DNA includes:
- a CDS encoding DUF3500 domain-containing protein; amino-acid sequence: MSDDQNGLLTSEHIRGLVQRMGEAAVDFTAALALDQRAKALFPFEDDAARTFWDYVPLARKGLPLGEMDRGQRRRALQLVASGVSGTGYATTTTIMGLEATLDAREGWSSGNWRDPSDYYVSIFGTPSDRDPWGWKFEGHHVSINYTIAGGRIVAPTPFFFGANPASAALNGVGSLRPLGNVEDLARELVRALDEEQRHGALIAPVPPGDIVTVNQRFIQENREKPDRLARTDVPYDAVRYTETPRGLSGAGMNDGQQEMLEALIGEYIHRMPDAVAEIESDLLRKNGVGDVHLAWAGGLEARQPHYYRLQGGRFLVEYDNVQNDANHVHTVWRNPTNDFGADLLAHHYHTAHDHGVEHRH
- a CDS encoding amidohydrolase family protein, whose translation is MPRIDAHGHVFAKVTREFPREAGGNTPPEREETVEKLLTYMAASDIDQAMLVQIGGTSVAQHAYLLHCLRTYPDRFLGIGLIPESAYGAPEEHMDRLTDGTGIVGFRLGLVGGPPDPFEVVDVRTFTTYPIWRHAAEKDLVLWLYVRAADAHLIAWLVDAFPQVRVVINHLGICPGLGKGRTDQWGRPQIDIVPYNPAFHTTHRLSTYENVTMHLSGHYAFSKEPYPYPDLAGWNKNFLGTFGADRLMWATDFPWIYEEPGYDKLARLIKETVPDIKPHEYEAIMGGTAKRFLRFPDLK
- a CDS encoding phytanoyl-CoA dioxygenase family protein, whose protein sequence is MTMESGPTPGEWKQWEDEGYLVFEDAIRGAMLDRLQKAFDHWAAACKEEWLVGVARGELAATYYDIPNVLEKDGVFLDILDQPRYFEYVKAFTDDDMIFIGEQVRTAPLWPMGYTGWHPDVPPDHPLHIKVQVYVNDVERDGGEFAYVPGSHRPGAGPYPRVKSLEAMPGHRRFPGKAGTAVMFNTYGWHVAMKNRTETPRKSIILTYEKRTPGKINPGRYAHIAPSLNTPDRLRLFGMS